Within Fusarium fujikuroi IMI 58289 draft genome, chromosome FFUJ_chr08, the genomic segment CCATTTGAGCTCTCGTTCGTTGGTTCTGATTCAGAGCTCTAGCCATGGCCTCTCGTTGGATGCTGTTCAACCACTGTGTCATGTtctgatgttggtgttgaaaagCCGCGGCTTGCTCGGGAGTGTGCGAAGGCGAAGGGGATGGCATGCGTGGTTGAGGAAACGGGCTTGAAGTTGGGGGCATCGTATTCCGCCACCCTGGCGGCATCTGGTATCCAAAAGCTTGGCCGggagcttgctgaggctgagggcgTGGAGGATGCGTTGGTGGTGCGGAAGCGGTTGGACTCGGACCTTGCGCAGGCGTAGGtgcaggagcaggagcagcgAGGGAGGGTGGCGCAGAGGGCGCATTGGGGGTTGAAGATGGGCCATCGGTGATGTCGCGAAGGACAAGGTGAATCGTTTGCTGTTCGGAAGTGCGAACCTGTAGGCAAGACAAGTCGTCAGTTAGCATGTTGCAGCTCTTGGGACAGATCACCGTCCAGGAGTCACGTACCGCATCAGCGCCAAAGATATCGACTAGTGTATCCGCCTCGCGGACGAGTGCGTGTCCCCTATGTATCAGTCGTTGATGGTCGTCGGCGGGCCGCAAGGGAAGAGTCTGGCGAATTTTGTCCTTGAGCTGTTTGATCGTAGTATTTGCAGCAAGGTTGGGGAAAAGCAGTGGTCGATTCACACCAACGGACGGTGAGAGGACCTGCAGGTTGACAGTCTGTTCGTCCGTCGTCGCAGTAGAGGCGGCGGAAGGTCCATCGTCTTGAGGACGAGTAGCAGAAGGCATGGAAGCCATGATAATCAAACTGATAGCATGCCACTCCCAGGTAGGCAGGTGAGCTAAAGGGAGGATGAAGTGGCCTGGAGTATCGGGATCAAggaatggcgatgaagaataaAGGACAGGTCGGGTTGTCGTCGTTGAAGCTGTGACTCAGGAACATATGTCGGTAATCGACGACAGGGTTTCGGCTCTTCCTAATCGTGGCTGTCGATGTACGAGAGCTCGCGTGTTGAAAGAAAGCACCGGCTCGTTAACTGACGTCGGTTGTGTCGTCTTACTAACACTAAAAGGGTCGCATGTCAAGGGAGTCTGACGACAGATGATGCAGAAAGGTATGGCAAAATGCGACGGCTGCGAGCAGCACGAATATGTGCTAAAAAGAGATTGCAGTGATTCGCTGTGAAAATACGATTTGGTGAAATGAAAGTTTGATAGTTGGTGGTTGATTACTATGTGACAATCAAGACATGGAAGACCACCTCATGGATGGCAACGACAATGGTTAGGGTGGCCTTTTGCCCATTGGGGCCATATTCAGGTAAGCTCAGGCACACACTTACCTTAGCCTGCGGCAATGGGGAACGGCCAGGGGAGTGACAGCCCGCTGTTGCGGTGTCGGTCTGTTGAGATCAGGTCGTTACAGTGCTAGTGTTGATTGGCTAGTGTCTTAAAAACCCCTGTTCAACCCAcactcttctcttcgaggccatcatcgtcgctcGGCGGTCGGCGTCTTTTGCTTCCGAGAGCTTGTCCGAGAAGCTGTGTGTGTCTTGGCTGTGTGCGGCTAACAAGCTCGAGCAGCCGcaatccatcgtcatcgttgaGTTTGACGTCAACATCCATCGAAAACAAGGGTCCAGTCCTCTTTGAGAGGCTTCAACTacctctcttcttcccagCAACTGTACGCAATTGCATAAAAGGCAAGGAGGCAGCGTTCAATCGCTGTCAGTCTCTACTGCCCGCTATGGCTCCAACCCTTGGTTTTGGGCCTGGCTCCTCCAAGCTCGGTAGTCACATGCTCCGCAACTCATTCTACACCCACGGCCGTTGGACAAATTGTTACTCGCCATCTGCCTCGCGACACATGTTTCTGGCCTCCACGAGATCGCGATGCCTATCACGGCCTTCGGTCTCTTCAATTCGAACCTTCGCCTCCAATTCGGGCAAGAGACCAAGATTTTCCCAGCGCCTCGGCGAGGCCATGCGAAACACCAAAATTCAATGGTACCGGATCCCTGTCGGTCTAGGTATTGGTTTCCTCGGTCTCGTCCAGTTTTATAAGGTCTCTTCCCGTGAGAAGGAGAGACTCGATAATGAAGATGGACAGGAGGGTTCTAGGGCACCCAAGAAGCGTGCCAGAATCCGACCTGATGGCCCTTGGTATGTTACCTTGAATGCTTATGCCCCTATTCCCATGTCAATGCTAACTCAGTCAATCCCAGGCAAGTCCAGGTCATGTCAACTCTACCCCTAAAGGCCATCTCTAGACTTTGGGGACGATTTAATGAACTTACTATTCCTTACTATCTTCGAGTCCCAGGTTTCAAGCTTTATTCTTGGATTTTCGGTGTCAAGTTGGTTCCCTCAACTCAACGCTCAAAATCCTTTGGCTAACAATAGCAGCCTCGACGAAGTCGCCGAACCCGATCTCCACGTCTATCCCAACCTCGCATCCTTCTTCTACCGTACGCTCAAGCCCGGTGCTCGGCCACTTGATCAGGATCCCCATACTCTTATCTGCCCTTCGGATGGAAAAGTACTTCAGTTCGGCCAGATTCAAGGCAATGACATTGAGCAAGTTAAGGGTATGACATACACCATTGATGCTCTTCTTGGAAAGAATACCCCTGCTCCAAGCATCTCTGGCGCTTCTGGTACTTCAACTCCCGCAACAAGCCAAGGTGACGTGTCAGAGGAGGAGTCGCTCGTTAAGCAACACGAGGAGTTTGCTCAAGTCAATGGCATTTCATACACTCTTCCCGATCTTCTCACCGGTACTGGAAAACAGGCTCCGTCGGCAAAGGACGAGTCTATGCCCGCGTCTCCTGGTACAGTCTCTGAGGTCCGTGCCGAACTCGCTCTCGGCGAGCGACCTTGGTACGATCTCATATCTCCCGACAACACTACATCGCTTTACTATGCAGTCATCTACTTGGCTCCCGGCGACTACCACCGCTTTCACTCTCCCACGAACTGGGTTGTCGACCGCCGACGCCACTTTGCAGGAGAACTCTATAGCGTGTCCCCATATCTTCAGCGAACCCTCCCTGGTCTTTTTACACTCAACGAGCGCGTGGTTCTTTTAGGCCGTTGGCGCTGGGGCTTTTTTAGTTATGTGCCAGTCGGTGCCACCAACGTCGGCTCCATTGTGATCAACTTTGATAAGGAACTCCGAACCAATAGTCTGTTGACTGACACGGCAGCAGACCGTGCAGCGGAGGAAGCTGCCCATAGGGGTGAAGTGTACCATGGATTTGCTGAAGCGACATATGAAGCAGCCAGCCCTGTCCTGCGGGGTCATGCGCTCCGACGCGGTGAAGAAATGGGAGGTTTCCAGTTGGGTAGCACCATCGTACTCGTTTTCGAGGCACCGTCAGGCAAAACAGATGAGAATAATAGGCATGTCGGCTGGGATTGGGCTGTACAGAAGGGAcagaaggtgaagatgggACAAGCACTGGGACGGGTCATTGAGTAAGGTACAGTACAGCTGTGCAGAGCCAAAAAGCGAGTTAAGCGTTGggataattaaagatatatataattgtaTACTACTATACATGATGTCACGTTTTATGAAGAATATCTCAAAATTCACTTTGGTATCGTTAGCTGTAAAGAATCATCACTAGAACATGGCATGATTTGGGTTCGGTCGTACATGCTAGTAGTCAACATAGATGTTCAAGTGTCGgtcagaggagaaggacagtGTCAATGCAAATGCTTATGTTAGGATTGGTAATTTTGTCTATTAAGGGAAAACAAGAGCTCGGGGCTCCATGTTCTAATCGCAACTCGCTAAAAATGCAGGTTTCTCATGCTTTCgtaaagttattttaagcGCCAAAGACCTTGACACGCTCCTCGAGAGGAGCATAGTCCTTGGGGGCAGCCTCAGCGGTCTTGGCACCAAAGACAAGCTGAGCGTTGAGGGTCCAGGTGGAGGGGATCTTCCAGGTCTCAGCAACCTTCTCATCGATCAGGGGGTTGTAGTGCTGGAGATTGGCACCGAGACcctcagcctcgagagcGGTCCAGAGGAGGTACTGCTGGATGCCGGCGGACTGAACGGCCCACGGAGGGAAGCGATCAGCGTAGATGGCGAACTTGGTCTGCATGGCCTCGACGGCGGCGTTGTCGACGTAGAAGAGGACAGTTCCGGCAGCGGCCTTGAAGCCGGAGATGCGCTTAGAGGTGCCCTCCCATGTCTCGGCGGGgacgatggccttgagggTATCGGCAGTGATGTCCCAGAGCTTGTCGTGCTCAGCGCCGTAGAGGACGACGACACGGTTGGACTGCGAGTTGAAGGATGAGGGGGTCTCGAGAGTGGTTTGGTTGACGATCTCGGTGATGCGCTGGGTGGAGATGGGGAGGTTCTTGGAGAGAGTGTAGATGGAGCGGCGgttcttggccagctcgATGAGGGCGTTGGCGGAGAGTTTAGCGGCCATTGTGAATGGTTTGTAGGAGTTGGTAAGTGTGCTGTAGGTGTAAGTGGTGTAAGTGATATGAGCTGAGAGACTGATGATGAACTGGATGGACAGACAACACGGGGAATCAACTAGAATATATATAACAAAACCCTCAATCAGTTGCCGACCACTGTATCAAAGTAACGGTAACGGCCCCGCCATATCGACCCCATTATCCCATTCGTAAAGAGCTGCCAACTTTTCGCAATCGCCAAGCTCCACTGACTAATGCGACTAATGCGGTGCCGGGATTGCATCAGTGAAGGGTTCTGTGCCTGTCTAATCAGTTTGTCAGCCACCCGCTAACAATTTCTGCTCGCGCGCGCTAGACTTGGGAATACTTCCGACCGATTTCATCCGGATATACATGATAAATGAGGTTAGCGTCTGTCATGAGTTACCCTGAAGTCACGACTGAActgggatgatgatgagtggGAAAATCCATTAAGATGATTGCCATAATCGTATCACTGCGAATAACAGTGTCTTCTAGCTAGCAAGCCCGAACTTGGAGTTTTCTGTATTTAAAATGATAGTTGCTACGAATTATCTACTTCGTAAAGATAGGTGTCTACTTCGTAAGTCTGGCACCATGTCCCATGGAGCTAGCAGTGAATGTACATGGAAAATCCTGGATATGTCAAACGGAACGAGACTTGCTATTCCGCTGACAAACGTAACCAGCCATCCAGATGCACTGAGCAGTCCTAGCAGCTTGATAATTCCATGTAAGCAAAGCATCAGCTAGATACTACCCAGGTATCCGTATCCAGCTGCGCATCCTCTAAAATGATCCCTCCACTTGTAAAACATACCTCGAGCGAGTCAGTCACTGACTGATACTGTTCCAAAATTGTCTCATCTGATTAATCGCGAGACTCGAGTACACTCACTCGGAGACTTCCTCAAGTCTTGACCGCTTATGATTTGCAATACGCGCGCGCGAGATCAATAATGCATCCGGGCGCATGGTTCCTAGGGACAAAGATCCGCTGACATAACCATTTTCTCTTTCTACATACGGCAGACAAACCCATGTATTGGAGCTCCCGCTTAAGATTGGATGCCGAAATCGTCTGCCCTATCATATCTCACCAGATGCCGAAAAGGGAAATCTGACAACGGGAGGCTCATGTTTGACATGTCTTCCGTTGGTGagattttaaatttttaatcACTTTGCATGTGACGAGGATCCTTGATTGGTCATAGGTACAAGGCACAATAGCAACTGCTGTAAAAAGCCTTGGGAGACGAATGGTGTATACCTCAAAACTCGAGATAGGTAAATCATACAGTCACAACATCACTGGAACTCTGGTAACTCTGGTAGGATAAGATTCTTAATATTTGTGAATTCATTTCTCGGCGAGGATAGAGCAAGCTCTTTGTCAATCCTATCCCGTCCAGACCGCCGCCGAGGGTATTTTTGTAGAAAAAATAGTAGCACTGTGCCAACTGCCACCTTATACTTTAAACTCCCATAACGCCGTTACCATGCCCAGCCCAATGCTCCTCTTGTCTCGAATCAGATAATGCAATATGCCATCCTTCTTTCATGCGGCCATCCAGCTTGCGCCGGGTTGCAACTTTTCCTATCTTGTTACAATGATCCCGATGATCCCTCTTCAGTATAAAAACAAATGTCATCCAAAACTTCCCACTCAACTCGCTGGAATAAATTCGCGGGCTAGAACATCTACCATGTCTCGGAGATGTACTtgccctcttccttcttgagcttccagaagTTGCGGGCCTCCTCGCGCTCGAGGTTGCCCTTCTCCATGGCCACATCGCAAAGAGCCTCTTCGACACCTTCGCCCATGCCCTTGCTGCTTCCGCACACAAAGATACGGCCATCCAGAGAGTTGATGATGTACCAGACCAGATCAGACTGGTTCATAACCTCTTCCTGAACATACTTGCCGGTACCCACTCGGCTCTGGACAACGCGCTtcacttcctcctcatgaACACCCCACTCGCCGCTGTAGATCTCATCTACGAGCGAGTCTCGGATACCTTGCAGGACCCAGACCTTATTGGCACAGTTGGCCTGCTTGAGGCGACGCTGGACGAAGCCGCGGAAAGGAGCAATTCCAACACCGGCACCAATCAGGAGCATAGGACCATCCGAGTTGAATTGCTTAGCCAGAGGGTTGGCCATGAGGCCCTTGAACATGGGAATGAAGATCTGGGGGGCACGTTCACCGGCAGCTTGAGCTCGCATGAATTTGTGGGCCTGTCGCTCAAAGAATCCAGAGCCAACGCCAGCACGGCAGCCACGTCGCCAATCCATAGAGTCGTGGACTGTGACGGCAATCTCGATCAAGCGGCGCTGAGCATGTTCTCGGAGAGTGTATGATTCCGTAGGATCGTTGGAAAGAGAATAGAATCGTGGCATGAGCTGAGCTTGGACAGACAGGAGCTGATCCATAGGAGGATGAGAGCTGGGGAATGCGTTGAGGATCTGTGAGAGAGTGACGTGCGGGCCACCACGGAAGTCGGAGAAAATGCTAGCACCCTCGTTGGAACAGAGATACATaagaatcttcttctcgttaGGGGCAGTGGCGTGCTCCGCAATGACACGGAGGAGCTCCTTGGTTGGGGCATATGACTGAATGTCTGTGGTCCAAGTTAGGAGCTCGCGACGTGTGGTAACGAGCTCACGAGGCTTGTCATCACCCCACACGGTAGGCCAGCGGCCCTTAGTGGTCTTCATGAGGACAGGCTTATCACGCTGGAATCGTGGGATCATGAGGGCATCCAGAATCTCATCAACCGAGATCTCATCGTTGGGGGCCATGACACCAATGGCACCACCAACCTTGAAGTCAAAAACCTCCTCAGGAGGGTAGTCGGTAATATCGAGATCAAAGTGGAAGGTTCTCTTCTCGGCGCCAGGCTTGGTGAGCTCACGAGTGTTGTGGATCCTGGCCGGGTAGACATTGTggggaggatgaggttgaacaAAGCGAGGGGGTTGGATTGAGGTGTCAACACCCTCATATCCAGGTCCAGGAACGATGTAGTTGTTCTTGGGAGTAGTGGCTATGGGAAAAGGCTCAGAGTCAGAGCTGAGAGAGATGGCCGAGTCTGATGGCGAGGAAGTCGGCCGAGGAATTGAGGTGAAAGACACAGTTTGCTCAGGCACATCGATAATGCCAGTCAAGTTGGCGGGGATGTTTTCGAGTCTTAGACCGAGAGACTTGAAAGCATCGTTGTCAGGTAGAGTAACTTGCTCATACTCGACATTATTTCGGTCACTCATGCAGCAAGCACCACCACAGCAGCGATCCATATATTCAGCTGGCGTCTCACCAGTGATTCGCTGAATGTCTCTGGCATTCTGGGCGATCAGACGTGTAGATGCGCGACGGCGGCGCTCGAGAGGGATGACGGACTCATCTTCTTGTGAGTCTGAATCGTCTGAGTAAGTCAACGAGGGCGCAATTGAAGGGGCACCCTCAGCCATGATCAGTTCGGGATGAGGTCGAGCGGCGGGGTTAACGATGCCGTCAATTCGAATGGCAGGAGCAGTCATGATGGGCCAAAATTGTGTTTGAGCCACCCGCTGAACGTTGAGTAGAGTCGGTTGTAGGTATTGTTGAATTGCTCTTCGCAGCAAGTAAATCGTGCCGGTTTGTGCGGTGAGTTGTGTGGTATGATGTTGGTTTGAAAGCGACGTCAGGACGCAAAGAGCATGACGGGGTCTAGCAACAGGGGTGCGAGTGAAAAGCTGTCGTCTAGAGGCGAATAGGGTGTGAATTGGATGATTAGTAGACTTCTAATTGCAGCAGAATCGATCGATAAGATACTGCTGGAATGAAGAAGCTTTGGTGGTCTGGTGAAAGGAGGAAGCTGAGGAAAGCTGGAGGGGGCAAAAGACTCAaatagtaggtacctagtggCCGACAGCGGGAGGTTTTGAAAAATCCAGGGAACCTGAgcctgaactgaactgaacagAACACAAAgcgccccccccccccgatGCGGGTTGGGGAGATCCACCGTGGGGCCATCAGACCGGGCGGGCAAAGGGGGGTGTGGCCCTAGACTACTGCGCTGTAGCCAGTCCCGAACGTCCACTATCGCTACCTTATTAGGTATTGGGGCCTTCTATTTGACATCCAGATCCATTTGATAGTGTAGTATGCAATCCAATTGATCACTAAATCTTTACTCATAAATTCTTCGAATTATATCAACTCTACATTTTGTTTTTCAGGTACACGCGATAATTGGATCCCTTGTAACCCAATCACCTGGCAGTCGGGTCACCCACCAGCGAGTGACAGGCATTTTATTCTCTTCCCCAGCCCATTGCAAAACCCGAATTTGAATGATCTCGGTCTAGGCCCCTAGCAACTCTCCTTACAACAACAGGCCACGGGATAATTAGGTAGATTGAGGAAATGCATAGTAATTGCTTTgaaatgatgatgaaaaaaGGGGGTTTGAGGGCTGTCCATTGCATTGTTCTGGCCAATTctaacaaagaaacaaaaggaGCTCCGAAACAGGACCCTTCCCTTGTCGCAATTTCGTTATCAATCAATGCTTAATCaatcagtcagtcagtgCTGTTGCTTGTCTCACCAGACCTAATCGAATCCATGCACGTGGGTTCAGCATCTCCAAATATTGTTTCTCCTGTCCTGTCAAACATGCCCACGGGAATCCTTTCTCCGGATTAAAGCACTCATCGCCTCAATTATGCAGCCTTTTTTATCTCGTATCGATTGTCGGCGAAAGAGTTCCCTCTGCTTCTTTTCAATGACGGGCTATGATCTAATGCTTGCCGATCCAGTGACCGGTTTGTGCAACGCTGCCGGGCTTGCAcaagtcttttctttcattGGTTCGTTTGACTGGGTGCCACCTTTATCAATCAGCCACTTGATTGTCAATTCTTTGTCTTGACACATCAAGCATTTGTAACGAATAGCAGTATTTTGTGCATTCCCTATCTAGTTCTTCCGTTATGCACTCTGATCCCAAGATCTGATCGAAAACCGTCAGTtttttcttgttgctgtgTCCAGCACTCATGAAGTAGGTATGGAAAATGGtgaaagaagaccaagaatTACTCCTGATCTGATAGACTGGCCACTCAGCCAATTACAGTCTTTGCTAGAAAGCTAGAAAATCTAGAAAAATTCAAACTTTGGTTTAGGGTAAGATGACCTGCACACAGCTCTCCTCTCACAGTGAGAGATCAACTTCCCTTCAATCTTTATTTTGCTGTTGGGCATTGACATGCTACGCGCACACCTGATGATCAGATTATACAGAGCCGGAAATTACTGTTCAGGAACCTGCACGGCGCGCATTCATGTAATTAGTTAGATCATACGAGCTACTCAACAAGCGGATCTTTTCGGTTCATCATCAGTCAACAAAGGCCCAATACCCAGCGGTCACGATTTCACTATTTTCCATGAGGCTCTGTCTGATCAAGGGCCGGGACTTGTAGCCGACCACTCACGGCAGGCGTCATTGTAACGGAAACAATAAGTTCAAAGGCTCCAGCTTTCGGGTCAGGCCACCAGAATAGAGAGATGCCGTCTATTCCCGCAAATGTGGCCTGTCGCTTCCGTCCATCTGTGTCCCCCAACAACCGAATACAATTAACAGCAGACAGGTACGATTACGACGATTTATTGACCGAGGCGTACCTCGATGGACAAACcgagaaaaaagaaacgcAAAATCAGGTCATTATTCACTTGCCGCTTCAATGCAATGACTTCCTCTCACCCTTCAGTATCCGGTCCACAGCCGAATGTTTGAAAGCCTCTTGGCGACACTCGTCCGACGGCCGAACCGAGCGTTTCCGTGGGGCGTCCcgaggaaaaggaaaggttgggctgctttcttttccttcgtTTTGGATAACGGCGGCGCCCGCAGACGCTATCTCTTTCTCCGTCGTTGTCGTCCAGCCCGTTGATCACGATTGCTTAGTACCTATTCGTTCATTGAAGAAGGGTGTTTGTCAAGCAAGTTCCCCTCGTTCCCCCCTCGTTACCCCCGCAGTATTGATTCGTTTTGTTTCCAATTCCCCCCCATCTTTGAATCCGAAATCTGAGCCGATGtgtagatgcagatgcagctgTTCCAAGATGGGTAAAGGGGTAGAGGGTATAGTGATTGATGAGCCGTGACTGCCTCAGCCTCCCCACAATCGTACAGATCGTGACCAAGCGGCAGTGCGAGATTTCTGCGGTAAATCATTCATCTTCCCCGGCTTCTTCTATCGGGAGTCGTGGCGTAGTGTAGCCAGGTCTCTCCCACAGGCAGTGTCAGTAGTGAGAAGGGGTGCGTCTTGGAAAGGGCCCCAAGGGAGTCACATGCCTCGTTTACTCCATTCTCCAACTCAATTGAACGCGCTAACACTAACATTTACTGACCCGGTGACTTTCCTCAGCTTCTCGTGCCTCAAGCTTAAGGAAAATCACTGAAATTAATTATTGACCCGAAAAACTTGCTTTTTGTGGCTTCCATTGCCAGGACATCCCGGCTCCGGACACTCTTTCCTTATTTTCCATTCTTGCAAGTGGCTTGCCTTGGCTTGGCCAATCGGATCGTCCCAACGAGCCGTAGCTCTCGGGTAGCCTTGACCATGCCAAAAGGTTATCAGATTGATTGGGGGGTTATCAATCCCATCTAATCTC encodes:
- a CDS encoding related to phosphatidylserine decarboxylase encodes the protein MAPTLGFGPGSSKLGSHMLRNSFYTHGRWTNCYSPSASRHMFLASTRSRCLSRPSVSSIRTFASNSGKRPRFSQRLGEAMRNTKIQWYRIPVGLGIGFLGLVQFYKVSSREKERLDNEDGQEGSRAPKKRARIRPDGPWQVQVMSTLPLKAISRLWGRFNELTIPYYLRVPGFKLYSWIFGVNLDEVAEPDLHVYPNLASFFYRTLKPGARPLDQDPHTLICPSDGKVLQFGQIQGNDIEQVKGMTYTIDALLGKNTPAPSISGASGTSTPATSQGDVSEEESLVKQHEEFAQVNGISYTLPDLLTGTGKQAPSAKDESMPASPGTVSEVRAELALGERPWYDLISPDNTTSLYYAVIYLAPGDYHRFHSPTNWVVDRRRHFAGELYSVSPYLQRTLPGLFTLNERVVLLGRWRWGFFSYVPVGATNVGSIVINFDKELRTNSLLTDTAADRAAEEAAHRGEVYHGFAEATYEAASPVLRGHALRRGEEMGGFQLGSTIVLVFEAPSGKTDENNRHVGWDWAVQKGQKVKMGQALGRVIE
- a CDS encoding oxidoreductase-like protein, which encodes MAAKLSANALIELAKNRRSIYTLSKNLPISTQRITEIVNQTTLETPSSFNSQSNRVVVLYGAEHDKLWDITADTLKAIVPAETWEGTSKRISGFKAAAGTVLFYVDNAAVEAMQTKFAIYADRFPPWAVQSAGIQQYLLWTALEAEGLGANLQHYNPLIDEKVAETWKIPSTWTLNAQLVFGAKTAEAAPKDYAPLEERVKVFGA
- a CDS encoding related to methionine synthase reductase produces the protein MTAPAIRIDGIVNPAARPHPELIMAEGAPSIAPSLTYSDDSDSQEDESVIPLERRRRASTRLIAQNARDIQRITGETPAEYMDRCCGGACCMSDRNNVEYEQVTLPDNDAFKSLGLRLENIPANLTGIIDVPEQTVSFTSIPRPTSSPSDSAISLSSDSEPFPIATTPKNNYIVPGPGYEGVDTSIQPPRFVQPHPPHNVYPARIHNTRELTKPGAEKRTFHFDLDITDYPPEEVFDFKVGGAIGVMAPNDEISVDEILDALMIPRFQRDKPVLMKTTKGRWPTVWGDDKPRELVTTRRELLTWTTDIQSYAPTKELLRVIAEHATAPNEKKILMYLCSNEGASIFSDFRGGPHVTLSQILNAFPSSHPPMDQLLSVQAQLMPRFYSLSNDPTESYTLREHAQRRLIEIAVTVHDSMDWRRGCRAGVGSGFFERQAHKFMRAQAAGERAPQIFIPMFKGLMANPLAKQFNSDGPMLLIGAGVGIAPFRGFVQRRLKQANCANKVWVLQGIRDSLVDEIYSGEWGVHEEEVKRVVQSRVGTGKYVQEEVMNQSDLVWYIINSLDGRIFVCGSSKGMGEGVEEALCDVAMEKGNLEREEARNFWKLKKEEGKYISETW